One window from the genome of Bradyrhizobium xenonodulans encodes:
- the mraY gene encoding phospho-N-acetylmuramoyl-pentapeptide-transferase, with the protein MFYWLIELSNTFPGFGAVRTFLNVFRYITFRTGGAVVTGALFVFLFGPWIIDHLRIRQGKGQPIRTDGPQSHLAKKGTPTMGGLMILSGLTVGTVLWANPLNPYVWIVLAVTLGFGFVGFYDDYLKVTKQTTTGFGSKLRLLIEAAIALVACYALVRLNRDPASTALTIPFLKDTVLHFGWFFVVFGAFVIVGAGNAVNLTDGLDGLAIVPVMIATASFAMIAYLAGNAVFADYLQIKYVAGTGELAVLCGALLGAGLGFLWFNAPPASIFMGDTGSLALGGMLGAIAVAVKHEIVLAVIGGLFVLEAVSVIVQVVSFKLTGKRIFRMAPIHHHFEQLGWTEPQIVIRFWIISVMLALAGLSTLKLR; encoded by the coding sequence ATGTTTTACTGGCTGATCGAGCTCTCCAACACATTTCCGGGCTTCGGTGCCGTCCGCACCTTCCTGAACGTCTTCCGCTACATCACCTTCCGGACCGGCGGCGCCGTCGTCACCGGCGCGTTGTTCGTGTTCCTGTTCGGACCCTGGATCATCGACCATCTGCGCATCCGCCAGGGCAAGGGCCAGCCAATCCGGACCGATGGCCCGCAATCGCATCTCGCCAAGAAAGGCACGCCCACGATGGGCGGCCTGATGATCCTGTCCGGCCTCACGGTCGGTACAGTGCTGTGGGCCAATCCGCTCAACCCCTATGTCTGGATCGTGCTGGCGGTGACGCTCGGCTTCGGCTTCGTCGGCTTCTATGACGACTATCTCAAGGTGACCAAGCAGACCACGACCGGGTTCGGCAGCAAGCTTCGCCTGCTGATCGAAGCGGCGATCGCGCTGGTGGCCTGCTATGCGCTGGTGCGGTTGAACCGCGATCCCGCCTCGACCGCGCTGACGATACCCTTCCTCAAGGACACCGTGCTGCATTTCGGCTGGTTCTTCGTCGTGTTCGGCGCCTTCGTCATCGTCGGCGCCGGCAATGCGGTGAACCTCACCGACGGTCTCGACGGCCTTGCCATCGTGCCGGTTATGATTGCGACCGCGAGCTTTGCGATGATCGCCTATCTCGCCGGCAACGCGGTGTTTGCCGATTATCTCCAGATCAAATATGTCGCGGGCACCGGCGAGCTCGCGGTGCTCTGCGGCGCGCTCTTGGGCGCCGGCCTCGGCTTCCTCTGGTTCAACGCGCCGCCGGCCTCGATCTTCATGGGCGACACCGGCTCGCTCGCGCTCGGCGGCATGCTCGGCGCAATTGCCGTCGCGGTGAAGCACGAGATCGTGCTCGCGGTGATCGGCGGTCTGTTCGTGCTGGAGGCGGTCTCCGTCATCGTCCAGGTGGTGTCGTTCAAGCTCACGGGCAAGCGCATCTTCCGGATGGCGCCGATCCATCACCATTTCGAGCAGCTCGGCTGGACCGAGCCGCAGATCGTGATCCGGTTCTGGATCATCTCGGTGATGTTGGCGCTGGCCGGCCTGTCGACGCTGAAGCTGCGCTGA
- a CDS encoding UDP-N-acetylmuramoyl-tripeptide--D-alanyl-D-alanine ligase: MSGPIWTVAEVARALGAAGSFPDTPIDFVTQDSRLVKPGSLFVALSGTPSGGFTSAFASARDGWEFADKAEASGAVAMIVPHEIAGIRIPQIVVKDTLIDGLWGLARAARARFSGPVIGLTGSAGKTSTKEFLAAYPGAYASPSSFNNFWGVPLTLCNAKPDASLWVVEMGMNQTGEIARLSELTRPTVALVVNVQPVHLEKLGSLEAIRREKVSIALGLPEDGVLVLPAGLKASEWKGKVVRFGEHAEVHEVAHAPHGESWQVVAMIGKKEIAFSLTPGAPHRVQNALAALASIRAANLDAATLAIKLDRVGIMTGRGVEQAVGGVTVIDDSFNGNPASVAAALQSLQARNVTGGRRIAVLGDMLELGDDAPTYHTGLVKHLEGIDGVYCVGPLMRHLRDVLPAGKALGWHDDPATLKASEVANLLRAGDVVVVKGSKKMFWVNKFVPGLVAALQAKA; the protein is encoded by the coding sequence ATGAGCGGGCCAATATGGACGGTTGCCGAGGTGGCGCGCGCGCTGGGCGCTGCCGGATCATTTCCGGACACGCCGATCGATTTCGTCACCCAGGACAGCCGGCTGGTGAAGCCGGGCAGCCTGTTCGTCGCGCTGAGCGGCACGCCGAGCGGCGGCTTCACCTCGGCCTTCGCCAGCGCGCGTGACGGCTGGGAGTTCGCGGACAAGGCGGAAGCTTCCGGCGCAGTCGCGATGATCGTGCCGCACGAGATCGCCGGCATCCGCATTCCCCAGATCGTCGTCAAGGACACGCTGATCGACGGGCTCTGGGGTCTCGCGCGGGCCGCACGCGCACGCTTCAGCGGGCCGGTGATCGGGCTCACCGGCAGCGCGGGCAAGACCAGCACCAAGGAATTCCTCGCGGCTTACCCCGGCGCCTATGCGAGCCCATCGAGCTTCAACAATTTCTGGGGCGTGCCGCTGACGCTGTGCAATGCAAAGCCCGATGCCAGCCTCTGGGTCGTCGAGATGGGCATGAACCAGACTGGCGAGATCGCGCGGCTCAGCGAATTGACGCGGCCGACGGTCGCGCTCGTCGTCAACGTCCAGCCCGTGCATCTGGAGAAGCTCGGCTCCCTCGAAGCCATCAGGCGCGAGAAAGTGTCGATCGCGCTCGGCCTGCCCGAGGATGGCGTGCTGGTGCTGCCCGCCGGACTCAAGGCGTCCGAATGGAAGGGCAAGGTGGTGCGTTTCGGCGAGCATGCCGAGGTGCACGAGGTCGCGCACGCGCCGCATGGCGAGAGCTGGCAGGTCGTGGCCATGATCGGCAAGAAGGAGATCGCCTTCAGCCTGACGCCGGGCGCGCCGCACCGCGTGCAGAATGCGCTCGCCGCGCTCGCCTCGATCCGTGCGGCGAACCTCGATGCGGCGACGCTCGCGATCAAGCTCGACCGGGTCGGCATCATGACCGGCCGCGGCGTCGAGCAGGCGGTCGGCGGCGTCACCGTGATCGACGACAGCTTCAACGGCAATCCGGCCAGCGTGGCTGCTGCACTGCAAAGCCTCCAGGCCCGCAACGTGACCGGTGGCCGCCGCATTGCGGTGCTCGGCGACATGCTGGAGCTCGGCGATGACGCGCCAACCTATCATACCGGTCTGGTCAAGCATCTCGAAGGCATCGACGGCGTCTACTGCGTCGGCCCCCTGATGCGCCACCTCCGCGACGTGTTGCCGGCTGGCAAGGCCCTCGGCTGGCACGACGATCCCGCCACGCTGAAAGCCAGCGAGGTCGCAAATCTGCTGAGGGCAGGCGATGTCGTGGTTGTCAAGGGCAGCAAGAAGATGTTCTGGGTCAACAAGTTTGTGCCGGGCCTAGTGGCCGCCTTGCAGGCAAAGGCGTAA
- a CDS encoding UDP-N-acetylmuramoyl-L-alanyl-D-glutamate--2,6-diaminopimelate ligase, whose translation MKLRDLLGQNVLSNDAALEPAVAALEVTGVALDSRAVKPGDLFFALAGSKTDGARFVDAAIAAGAVAVVGDHAPASSRVPFVAVANPRRALALAAAKIFPAQPATIAAVTGTSGKTSVAAFTRQIWERLGHASASIGTIGLVSPKRTVYGSLTTPDPIALHRQLDEIAREGVTHLAFEASSHGLDQYRLDGVRVSAGGFTNLSRDHMDYHPTVAHYLAAKLRLFRELVAPGGAAVISADHDCSAEAIDAAKSRGLRVMAVGRAGDGAGEGIRLMGADVEGFSQVLALEHRGKRYSVRLPLVGEFQIENALVSAGLAIGTGSDAANVLASLEHLEGAKGRLERVGERNGAPVFVDYAHKPDALAKALQALRPYAKRRLVVVFGAGGDRDAGKRPIMGAIAAENADGIIITDDNPRSEKPEAIRAEILAAAKGAREIGDRAAAIRTAIEELQEGDALLVAGKGHETGQIVGSEVLPFSDHEAVAAALASRTR comes from the coding sequence ATGAAGCTGCGCGACCTTCTAGGCCAGAACGTTTTGAGCAATGATGCTGCACTCGAGCCCGCTGTCGCGGCGCTCGAGGTGACCGGCGTTGCGCTCGACAGCCGCGCGGTCAAGCCGGGCGATCTCTTCTTCGCGCTCGCGGGCAGCAAGACCGACGGCGCGCGCTTCGTCGATGCCGCGATTGCCGCAGGCGCGGTGGCGGTCGTCGGCGATCATGCGCCAGCCAGCTCCAGGGTGCCGTTCGTCGCGGTGGCTAATCCGCGCCGCGCGCTGGCGCTGGCGGCGGCGAAAATCTTCCCCGCGCAGCCCGCGACGATTGCCGCGGTGACCGGCACCAGCGGCAAGACCTCGGTCGCGGCGTTCACGCGCCAGATCTGGGAGCGGCTGGGGCACGCCTCCGCCAGCATCGGCACCATCGGTCTGGTCTCGCCGAAGCGCACGGTCTATGGCTCGCTGACGACGCCGGATCCGATAGCGCTGCACCGGCAGCTCGATGAGATCGCGCGCGAGGGCGTGACGCATCTCGCCTTCGAAGCGTCCTCGCACGGGCTCGACCAGTATCGCCTCGACGGCGTGCGCGTCTCCGCCGGCGGCTTCACCAATCTCTCGCGCGACCACATGGATTACCATCCGACCGTCGCGCATTACCTCGCGGCGAAGCTGCGTCTGTTCCGCGAGCTGGTCGCGCCCGGCGGCGCGGCGGTGATCTCGGCCGATCATGATTGCTCGGCGGAAGCGATCGATGCGGCGAAGTCGCGCGGCTTGCGCGTTATGGCCGTTGGCCGCGCCGGCGATGGGGCAGGCGAGGGTATTCGCCTTATGGGCGCGGACGTCGAAGGCTTTTCGCAAGTGCTCGCGCTCGAGCATCGCGGCAAGCGCTATTCCGTCCGGTTGCCGCTGGTCGGCGAATTCCAGATCGAGAACGCGCTGGTGTCGGCCGGACTTGCCATCGGCACCGGCAGCGATGCGGCCAATGTGCTTGCCAGCTTGGAACATCTCGAAGGCGCCAAGGGACGTCTGGAACGGGTCGGCGAGCGCAACGGCGCGCCTGTTTTCGTCGACTACGCGCACAAGCCCGATGCGCTGGCGAAGGCGTTGCAGGCGCTGCGGCCCTACGCCAAACGGAGACTGGTCGTCGTGTTCGGCGCCGGCGGCGACCGCGATGCCGGCAAGCGTCCGATCATGGGCGCGATCGCGGCCGAGAACGCCGACGGCATCATCATCACCGACGACAATCCGCGCAGCGAGAAGCCGGAAGCCATTCGCGCCGAAATCCTCGCCGCCGCAAAAGGCGCCCGCGAGATCGGCGACCGTGCCGCGGCGATCCGAACCGCGATCGAGGAACTTCAAGAAGGCGATGCACTGCTCGTCGCCGGCAAGGGACACGAGACCGGGCAGATCGTCGGCAGCGAGGTGCTGCCCTTCAGTGATCACGAGGCGGTCGCCGCCGCATTAGCGTCGAGGACGAGATGA
- a CDS encoding peptidoglycan D,D-transpeptidase FtsI family protein — translation MSAATPAKPTEPWRQRLIRSLLYGRNVDRAAKARARVGLAMLAFASVYALIGGRLVMFAIGADAHSARRAAAQEVVATARPDIVDRNGAILATDVKASSLFGEPRRIIDKDEAIELLTATVPDLDEAEVRERLKSRKGFVWLKREITPKQQQDIHKLGIPGVGFLRENKRVYPTGNEVAHLIGLVNIDNQGIAGMEKWLDNQGLADLHRAGFAIDRLQKPIELSVDLRVEHALRDELLKAKDKYHAKAASGIISNVKTGEIVAMVSLPDFDPNSPKEAHDPDRINRLTTGVYEMGSTFKAFTLAMALDSGKINLNSMWDARGNLHYGKFTIHDSHSLGRFINTKEVFTYSSNIGAARIALGQGVEAHKAFLAKMGQLTRLRTELPESAAPLVPRRWGELNTVTIAFGQGLSVAPLQAVMGINALVNGGYLIPPTFLKRSEEEAAAMAKRVVKTETSDKMRYLMRLNAEIGTAKKADVPGYYIGGKTGTSEKVINGRYAKKRVLNSFTAIMPSDDPKYQILIMLDEPQPLKETYGFITSGFNAVPTGGSVIARIGPLLGIEPRFNLPPSERLILAASRTTQ, via the coding sequence ATGAGTGCTGCGACTCCGGCCAAGCCAACAGAACCCTGGCGACAGCGGCTGATCCGCAGCCTGCTTTACGGGCGCAATGTCGACCGCGCCGCGAAGGCGCGCGCGCGCGTCGGCCTCGCAATGCTCGCCTTTGCCTCGGTCTACGCCCTGATCGGCGGCCGGCTCGTGATGTTCGCGATCGGTGCCGACGCCCACAGCGCGCGCCGTGCTGCCGCGCAGGAAGTGGTTGCGACCGCGCGACCCGACATCGTCGACCGCAACGGTGCGATCCTGGCGACCGACGTCAAGGCGTCGAGCCTGTTCGGCGAGCCACGCCGCATCATCGACAAGGACGAGGCGATCGAGCTTCTGACCGCGACCGTGCCGGACCTCGATGAAGCCGAGGTGCGCGAACGCCTGAAGTCGCGCAAGGGCTTCGTCTGGCTCAAGCGCGAGATCACGCCGAAGCAGCAGCAGGACATCCACAAGCTGGGCATTCCCGGCGTCGGCTTCCTGCGCGAGAACAAGCGCGTCTACCCGACCGGCAACGAGGTCGCCCACCTCATCGGTCTCGTCAACATCGACAACCAGGGCATCGCCGGCATGGAGAAGTGGCTCGATAATCAAGGGCTCGCCGATCTCCACCGCGCCGGCTTTGCCATCGACCGCCTGCAGAAGCCGATTGAGCTGTCGGTCGATCTGCGCGTCGAGCACGCCCTGCGTGACGAGTTGCTGAAGGCCAAGGACAAGTACCACGCCAAGGCGGCGTCCGGGATCATCTCCAACGTCAAGACCGGCGAGATCGTGGCGATGGTCTCGCTGCCGGACTTCGATCCCAACAGCCCGAAGGAAGCGCACGATCCTGATCGCATCAACCGCCTGACCACCGGCGTCTACGAGATGGGCTCGACCTTCAAGGCCTTCACGCTGGCGATGGCGCTCGATTCCGGAAAGATCAACCTGAACTCGATGTGGGATGCGCGCGGAAACCTGCACTACGGCAAGTTCACCATCCATGACAGCCACTCGCTCGGGCGTTTCATCAACACCAAGGAAGTATTCACCTACTCGTCCAATATCGGCGCTGCGCGAATTGCGCTCGGCCAGGGCGTCGAGGCGCACAAGGCGTTCCTGGCCAAAATGGGCCAGTTGACGCGGTTGCGTACCGAGTTGCCGGAGAGCGCGGCTCCGCTGGTGCCGCGCCGTTGGGGTGAGTTGAACACGGTGACCATCGCATTCGGCCAGGGCCTCTCCGTGGCGCCTCTACAGGCGGTGATGGGCATCAACGCACTGGTGAACGGCGGCTATCTGATTCCTCCGACGTTCCTCAAGCGCAGCGAAGAAGAAGCCGCGGCGATGGCCAAGCGCGTGGTCAAGACGGAGACCTCCGACAAGATGCGCTATCTGATGCGGCTCAACGCCGAGATAGGCACCGCCAAGAAGGCCGATGTTCCCGGCTACTATATCGGCGGCAAGACCGGCACATCAGAGAAGGTCATCAACGGCCGCTATGCCAAGAAGCGGGTGCTCAACTCCTTCACCGCGATCATGCCCTCCGACGATCCGAAGTATCAGATTCTCATCATGCTCGACGAGCCACAGCCGCTGAAGGAGACGTATGGCTTCATCACGTCGGGCTTTAATGCGGTGCCGACGGGGGGCAGCGTCATTGCCCGCATCGGGCCGCTGCTCGGGATCGAGCCCCGTTTCAACCTGCCGCCGTCCGAGCGCCTTATTCTTGCAGCATCCAGGACAACCCAGTAA
- the ftsL gene encoding cell division protein FtsL codes for MRFIHLLVIGALIFAAAYVYRIKMDSTARTEKVLRLHAEIREQRDAIASLRSEWAKLDAPLRLQGLSERHLPLKPVNGTQYDQLKNLPERPPRMFRPGEPDPIGAMLNTIEAASDPDTVTGSVSESEDKQ; via the coding sequence ATGCGCTTCATCCACCTCCTCGTCATCGGCGCGCTGATCTTCGCGGCGGCCTATGTCTACCGGATCAAGATGGACTCCACGGCGCGCACCGAGAAGGTGCTGCGGCTGCATGCGGAGATCCGCGAGCAGCGCGACGCGATCGCCTCGTTGCGTTCCGAATGGGCCAAGCTCGATGCGCCCTTGCGGCTGCAAGGTCTGTCCGAGCGGCATCTGCCGCTCAAGCCGGTCAACGGCACGCAATATGACCAGCTGAAGAACCTGCCGGAGCGTCCGCCGCGGATGTTCAGGCCGGGCGAGCCCGACCCGATCGGGGCCATGCTCAACACCATCGAAGCCGCAAGCGACCCGGATACGGTGACGGGCTCCGTATCCGAGTCCGAGGACAAGCAATGA
- the rsmH gene encoding 16S rRNA (cytosine(1402)-N(4))-methyltransferase RsmH — MSSAPHIPVLGREAVDHLAPRAGGIYVDATFGAGGYSRAILDVPGTRVIAIDRDRTAIAGGAELVERSSGRLTLVEDRFSNLAEVCAAQGVDAVDGVVMDVGVSSMQLDQAGRGFSFRLDGPLDMRMGQAGPTAADVVARASEGDLADIIYLLGEERHSRRVARAIVADRQETPFTTTRALADLVGRVVRSKPGDIHPATRTFQALRIFVNEELEELQTALAAAERVLKPGGRLVVVSFHSLEDRIVKNFLGLRSKTGGGSRHLPEVAQVAPSFQLLTRRPVVAGDEEVANNPRARSAKLRAAERTPAPAHDDDEPSSWPKLSDVMRGG; from the coding sequence ATGAGCTCGGCTCCGCACATCCCCGTTCTCGGCCGCGAGGCCGTCGATCATCTCGCGCCGCGCGCGGGCGGGATCTATGTCGACGCCACCTTCGGTGCCGGCGGCTACAGCCGCGCCATCCTCGACGTGCCGGGAACCCGCGTGATCGCGATCGACCGTGACCGCACCGCCATTGCGGGTGGTGCCGAACTGGTCGAACGCTCCTCGGGCCGGCTGACGCTGGTCGAGGACCGCTTCTCCAATCTCGCCGAAGTTTGCGCGGCGCAAGGCGTCGATGCCGTCGACGGCGTCGTGATGGATGTCGGGGTCTCCTCGATGCAGCTCGACCAGGCCGGTCGTGGCTTCTCGTTCCGTCTCGACGGTCCGCTCGACATGCGGATGGGGCAGGCCGGGCCGACCGCGGCCGATGTCGTCGCGCGCGCCTCGGAAGGCGATCTCGCCGACATCATCTATCTCCTCGGCGAGGAGCGGCATTCGCGCCGCGTCGCCCGCGCCATCGTCGCGGACCGGCAGGAGACACCGTTCACGACCACGCGCGCGCTCGCCGATCTCGTCGGCAGGGTGGTGCGTTCCAAGCCCGGCGACATTCATCCGGCGACGCGGACCTTCCAGGCCCTCCGCATCTTCGTCAATGAAGAGCTCGAGGAGCTTCAGACTGCGCTGGCTGCGGCCGAGCGTGTGCTCAAGCCGGGCGGCCGCCTTGTCGTCGTCTCGTTCCATTCGCTGGAAGACCGCATCGTCAAGAATTTCCTTGGCCTGCGTTCCAAAACCGGCGGCGGCTCGCGGCATCTGCCCGAAGTGGCGCAAGTCGCTCCGAGCTTCCAGCTGCTGACGCGGCGGCCTGTCGTTGCCGGAGACGAGGAAGTTGCAAACAATCCGCGCGCACGGTCCGCAAAGCTGCGCGCCGCCGAGCGCACCCCGGCGCCCGCGCATGATGACGACGAGCCATCGTCCTGGCCCAAACTCTCCGACGTGATGAGGGGCGGCTAG
- a CDS encoding N-acetylmuramoyl-L-alanine amidase, with protein sequence MRTFEPDSSIVSDIIPSPNHGERNKGRQPDMILLHYTGMPDVEGALARLCTAGTEVSAHYVVLEDGRIVQCVPETRRAWHAGVSSWAGEDDINSCSIGIEIINRGHDWGYPEYPLRQIAAVITLCRGIMLRRKVPAHRVLGHSDVAPARKKDPGEKFPWHSLANSGVGHWVTPAPVVRGETLMLGTISDEVLSLQQALARYGYGVPLTGKYDAATMEVVTAFQRHFRPARLDGVADHSTLSTLQALLGSLPADGTTVASK encoded by the coding sequence ATGCGGACGTTCGAGCCGGATTCCTCGATCGTCTCCGACATCATCCCCTCGCCGAACCATGGCGAGCGCAACAAGGGACGGCAGCCGGACATGATCCTGCTGCACTACACCGGCATGCCCGACGTCGAGGGCGCGCTGGCGCGGCTGTGCACCGCGGGCACCGAAGTGTCGGCGCATTACGTCGTGCTGGAGGACGGCCGCATCGTGCAATGCGTGCCCGAGACCAGGCGCGCCTGGCACGCCGGCGTCTCGTCCTGGGCCGGCGAGGACGACATCAACTCCTGCTCGATCGGCATCGAGATCATCAACCGCGGCCATGACTGGGGCTATCCGGAATATCCGCTGCGCCAGATCGCCGCCGTGATCACGCTGTGCCGCGGCATCATGCTCCGCCGCAAGGTGCCGGCGCACCGGGTGCTCGGGCATTCCGACGTCGCACCCGCGCGCAAGAAGGACCCCGGCGAAAAATTTCCGTGGCATTCGCTGGCCAATTCCGGCGTCGGTCACTGGGTGACGCCCGCCCCCGTCGTGCGCGGCGAGACCCTGATGCTCGGCACCATCAGCGACGAGGTGCTGAGCCTGCAGCAGGCGCTCGCACGATACGGCTACGGCGTGCCGCTGACCGGCAAATACGACGCCGCCACCATGGAAGTCGTCACCGCGTTCCAACGGCACTTCCGCCCGGCGCGGCTGGATGGTGTCGCGGATCATTCGACGCTGTCGACATTGCAGGCGTTGCTCGGGAGCTTGCCGGCGGACGGGACGACGGTCGCGTCGAAGTGA
- a CDS encoding RNA polymerase sigma factor — protein MTPGEIDTIFRDEAGRALATLIRLVGDFDLAEDALQDAFAVALERWPANELPDNPRAWLVNVARHKAIDRVRRQIAFRGKQQALVHELEPNAQAADEPPAMLDDDMLRLIFTCCHPAFAPEVQVALTLRTVGGLSTSQVARAFLVSEEAMAQRLVRAKQKIRLAGIPYEVPERDAMEPRLDGVLAVIYLVFTEGYVATEGADLMRPDLAVEAIRLGRLLDRLMPDRSSIKGLLALMLLHDARRAGRATSAGDVVLLEEQDRSLWDRVQIEEGLHLVEDALRMPGRPQAYAVQAAIAALHARAPSYDETDWPQIAGLYEVLLRTNPSPVVELNHAAAVSMVDGPARALDLVDAIAARGGLRGYELLPAVRADLLRRLGRTNEAREAYRAATEATQLEPLRRLYARRVREMG, from the coding sequence ATGACTCCGGGTGAAATTGACACGATCTTTCGCGACGAGGCGGGGCGGGCGCTGGCCACGCTGATCCGCCTCGTCGGCGACTTCGATCTCGCCGAGGATGCGCTCCAGGATGCCTTTGCGGTCGCGCTGGAGCGCTGGCCGGCAAACGAGCTACCAGACAATCCGCGTGCCTGGCTGGTCAATGTCGCCAGGCACAAGGCGATTGATCGGGTCCGCCGTCAGATTGCCTTCCGCGGCAAGCAGCAGGCGCTCGTGCACGAGCTCGAGCCGAACGCGCAGGCCGCCGACGAGCCGCCGGCCATGCTCGATGACGACATGCTGCGGCTGATCTTCACCTGCTGCCATCCGGCGTTCGCGCCCGAGGTCCAGGTCGCATTGACGCTGCGCACCGTCGGCGGGCTCTCGACGTCGCAGGTCGCGCGCGCCTTCCTGGTCAGCGAGGAGGCGATGGCGCAGCGGCTCGTCCGCGCCAAGCAGAAGATCAGGCTCGCCGGCATTCCCTATGAAGTGCCCGAGCGCGACGCGATGGAGCCGCGGCTCGATGGCGTGCTCGCGGTGATCTATCTGGTCTTCACCGAAGGCTATGTCGCAACCGAGGGTGCGGATTTGATGCGGCCCGATCTCGCCGTCGAGGCCATCCGGCTCGGCCGCTTGCTCGACCGGCTGATGCCTGATCGCAGCAGTATCAAAGGCCTCCTGGCCTTGATGCTGCTGCACGATGCGCGCCGCGCCGGGCGCGCGACCTCGGCGGGCGACGTCGTGTTGCTGGAAGAGCAGGACCGCTCGCTCTGGGATCGCGTGCAGATCGAGGAGGGGCTGCATCTGGTCGAGGACGCGCTACGGATGCCCGGGCGGCCGCAAGCCTATGCGGTGCAGGCTGCGATCGCCGCGCTGCATGCGCGTGCGCCGAGCTATGACGAGACTGACTGGCCGCAGATCGCCGGACTCTATGAGGTGCTGCTGCGCACCAACCCGTCGCCTGTGGTCGAGCTCAACCACGCCGCGGCGGTGTCGATGGTCGACGGGCCTGCGCGCGCGCTCGATCTCGTCGATGCGATCGCTGCGCGCGGCGGGCTGCGCGGTTATGAGCTATTACCCGCGGTGCGCGCGGATCTGTTGCGCCGGCTCGGCCGCACAAACGAAGCGCGCGAGGCGTACCGCGCGGCGACGGAGGCGACGCAGCTCGAGCCGTTGCGGCGGCTGTATGCGCGACGGGTGAGGGAGATGGGGTAG
- a CDS encoding YciI family protein yields the protein MQYLLMIYQNEAEYANMRPAAGQQMTEEYQTFTQSIIQNGNFKAGDRLQPTTTATTVRVRDGKTLTTDGPFAETREQLGGYYLVEAKDLNAAIEIAARIPSARIGSIEVRPIWVYDK from the coding sequence ATGCAGTATTTGCTGATGATCTACCAGAACGAAGCCGAGTACGCGAACATGCGCCCGGCGGCCGGCCAGCAGATGACGGAGGAATATCAGACCTTCACTCAGTCCATCATTCAGAACGGCAATTTCAAGGCCGGCGACCGGCTCCAGCCGACCACGACCGCGACGACCGTGCGCGTGCGCGACGGCAAGACGCTGACGACCGACGGCCCGTTCGCGGAAACGCGCGAGCAGCTCGGCGGCTATTACCTGGTCGAGGCCAAGGATCTCAATGCCGCGATCGAGATTGCCGCGCGCATTCCGAGCGCGCGCATCGGCTCGATCGAGGTGCGGCCGATCTGGGTCTACGACAAGTGA
- a CDS encoding alpha/beta fold hydrolase has product MAARARTFLLCHGAWSGGWAWKKMHPLMAQAGHRLVAPTYTGLGERAHLASPAVDLDTHIQDIINVIKFEDLGDVVLLGHSYGGMVATGVADRARERVTQLIYLDAFVPRDGQSLFDLNEGGREPMRKAASSGDGYRIPPNPPPPDTPQTDLDWLNARRVAMPIKCFETRLKLAHGEAAVPRSYIYCTRIPPGDVFGQFAKRTKSEDGWRYVELDASHAPNVTAPEALMQTLQEITA; this is encoded by the coding sequence ATGGCTGCACGCGCGAGGACTTTTCTGCTCTGTCATGGCGCCTGGTCCGGCGGGTGGGCCTGGAAGAAGATGCATCCGCTGATGGCGCAGGCCGGCCACCGCCTGGTGGCGCCGACCTATACCGGCCTCGGCGAGCGCGCGCATCTCGCAAGTCCCGCGGTCGATCTCGACACGCATATCCAGGACATCATCAACGTCATCAAGTTCGAGGACCTCGGCGACGTCGTGCTGCTCGGCCACAGCTATGGCGGCATGGTCGCGACCGGCGTCGCCGACCGGGCGCGTGAACGCGTGACGCAGTTGATCTATCTCGACGCCTTCGTGCCGCGCGACGGCCAGTCGCTGTTCGATCTCAACGAGGGCGGGCGCGAGCCGATGCGCAAGGCAGCAAGCTCCGGCGACGGCTACCGCATCCCGCCGAATCCGCCGCCGCCGGACACGCCGCAAACCGATCTCGACTGGCTCAACGCGCGCCGCGTTGCCATGCCGATCAAATGTTTCGAGACGAGATTGAAGCTCGCGCATGGCGAGGCGGCGGTGCCGCGCAGCTACATCTATTGCACGCGCATTCCGCCGGGCGACGTGTTCGGGCAGTTTGCGAAGCGGACGAAGAGCGAGGACGGCTGGCGCTATGTCGAGCTCGATGCCAGCCACGCGCCGAATGTGACGGCGCCGGAGGCGCTGATGCAGACGCTGCAGGAAATCACGGCGTAA
- a CDS encoding DUF983 domain-containing protein, producing MAAGSVSLTKAMWRGFLGKCPNCGEGHMFGRFLKVADACDHCGEELFHQRADDFPAYLVMVVVGHLVVPAILAVETAYAPAVWLQLAVWLPVTLFASLALLQPTKGSIVGLQWQIGMHGFEAGKLRREAVAPVLVKVNTRAA from the coding sequence ATGGCGGCCGGTTCAGTCTCTCTCACGAAGGCGATGTGGCGCGGCTTCCTGGGCAAGTGCCCGAACTGCGGCGAAGGACATATGTTCGGGCGCTTCCTGAAGGTCGCAGACGCTTGCGACCATTGCGGCGAGGAGCTGTTTCACCAGCGCGCCGATGATTTCCCGGCCTATCTCGTGATGGTCGTGGTCGGCCATCTCGTGGTGCCGGCGATCCTCGCGGTCGAGACGGCCTATGCGCCGGCGGTCTGGCTGCAACTGGCCGTGTGGCTGCCGGTGACGCTGTTCGCCTCGCTCGCGCTGCTGCAACCGACCAAAGGCTCGATCGTCGGCCTGCAATGGCAGATCGGCATGCACGGCTTTGAGGCGGGCAAGCTGCGGCGCGAGGCGGTTGCGCCCGTCCTTGTGAAGGTGAACACCCGCGCGGCCTGA